A window from Chitinophagaceae bacterium encodes these proteins:
- a CDS encoding T9SS C-terminal target domain-containing protein — translation MKNLMQTFGLILLLTFTFFTDKAHAWEIPGVPQQPQWFMPIMFEDATGQRDTVYLGYDSTYTMTGSGAFDPNFEILHHLDTSKFAVYWKMGLGWPEDSVKKIEISGYNKPSIYLQFNKGVYPIKMKWVDSLMYSDRLPYPEIEEGRPRARIDMECRGEPGYFPCGVGWGMPPYILSNYNHPDFNSEAWYPPYGLVHSDSLYFESSGMYLADNSVYEPRIELTLRPHNDPLAVNVEEITQQYLNIYPNPFESTFYVENQSGKSLVYTIYNVLGSKLLSGKLNDITNRITLSDYPAGVYWIRIHHENTHFTHKLLKL, via the coding sequence ATGAAAAATCTAATGCAAACTTTTGGTCTAATATTATTGCTTACTTTCACATTCTTTACAGACAAAGCTCATGCATGGGAAATACCCGGTGTGCCACAACAGCCTCAGTGGTTTATGCCTATAATGTTTGAAGATGCTACCGGGCAGAGAGATACTGTTTATTTAGGATATGACAGTACATATACAATGACAGGCTCAGGAGCATTTGATCCAAATTTTGAAATTTTACATCATTTGGATACATCAAAGTTTGCGGTATATTGGAAGATGGGATTGGGATGGCCAGAAGATAGTGTAAAAAAAATTGAAATTTCAGGTTATAATAAACCAAGTATTTACTTACAATTCAATAAAGGTGTTTACCCCATTAAAATGAAATGGGTAGATTCACTGATGTATAGTGACAGGCTGCCTTATCCCGAAATTGAAGAGGGGAGGCCACGTGCAAGAATTGATATGGAGTGTCGCGGAGAGCCTGGTTACTTTCCTTGTGGCGTTGGCTGGGGCATGCCACCATATATTTTAAGTAACTATAATCATCCGGACTTTAATTCAGAAGCTTGGTACCCCCCCTATGGTTTGGTTCATTCGGACAGTTTATATTTTGAAAGTTCAGGGATGTATTTAGCAGACAACTCTGTTTATGAACCTCGAATAGAACTCACTTTAAGACCACACAATGACCCGCTTGCAGTAAATGTTGAAGAAATTACTCAACAGTATTTGAATATATATCCGAATCCATTTGAAAGTACATTTTATGTTGAAAATCAATCCGGTAAATCTTTAGTGTACACTATTTACAATGTTTTAGGTAGTAAACTCTTATCCGGCAAGTTAAATGATATTACAAACCGCATTACATTAAGCGATTATCCTGCAGGGGTTTACTGGATCAGAATACATCATGAAAATACTCATTTTACTCATAAACTTTTAAAACTTTAA